In the genome of Ziziphus jujuba cultivar Dongzao chromosome 10, ASM3175591v1, the window TCTTGCAAAACCCACGAATCATCAAATTCCAAGCAATCACATCTCTATGATACATTTCATCGAACATTTTCTTTGCATCCTTCAGCGTCACACAGGTAACATAAAACTCAACAATCCCATTCTGTATCGGTCCAGACCATTCAAACCCAGCTTTGAAAACTTGAGCATGAACACACTGACCCATCCTGTACTCACAAATATTGGAGCACGACTTGAGCAACGGCACAAAAGTATACTCATCGGGCCGAATGCCACGGGATCTCATAAGCGAGAACATTTGCAGAGACTGATGAAAAGGACCACAAGAGGAGTAGCCTTTGATCATGGAATTGAAGAGAAGAATATTGGGGTTTTGGGTATGGTGATAGATGCGATTCGCGTAGGCCATTTTGCCCAAAGATCCACAGACACAGACAAAATGAGAGAGGACTTGGTTGGACTGGTCAAGGCCATGGCGGAGAAAGTAGGCGTGGATCTGGGAGAGATGGGTCCGAGTTTTCTGGCCGTGGAGGAGGCGGAGGACCCTCCGTTCGACCTCACGGCAAGACCAGCTCATAGGcgctctctgtctctctctcagTCTGCATGATATCGTGAAGATGGCTTACCAGAACTCCAACTGAATTTTGAAACATTTTCTGAGCCGGCACGAATTAACGAGACTGACAGAACGATGGCAGAAAAAAGGCGTCGTTCAATTGAGTGGAGAAAAACGGCAAGCCGTTTTaatgcaaaatttaaaaaaacaaaaaaagtttgcagtctaaaaagcatttttttgactacccaataaataatttttttttttttttttggtgggataAATCACTATCCAATAAATGATTATTAGCTGCAGCTGGTAACAAATcaatttttctgattttttctttttttaattttctttatgaaGGAGAGCAgataaaccataaaaaaataaaaataaaaaaagtttcaaaaatattaagatACCCAAACTGTTCACAATAACGTTCTGAAGTTTGGAGAAATATAATGCCAACCGTACGGAAAAAggagaaaatatcaaatatggGTTCCCTGGAGGCATAAATGGAATGGAAATacgttgtttttatttatttattttttggattgaTGGAAATTCGTTATTAAAAAAGGAGAGGCGTTAGATAAGCAACAAATAGTTTCTAACTCAATTTGAAATTTGTATGGTCTTTGAATTTATGTATACATATCGATTCTCATATACCTTCCCTAGGAAAGACTGCAAGATTAGatccattttcaaaatctctCTGCTAATTACCATGCCGCTAAGCAAAAAAGTTTATCCTCTTAGACTAGTATATTACTTGGGATTTTCCTCaagcacagagagagagagagagagggagagaggagTTTAAACGATATgtcttcttcattgtgtggctgcTTTACCAAAAAGCAGATTTCAAGTCTTACTTTCgagtatttacccaaaaaagcaagaaaaaaatttatgctTCACTTGAGATGAAATAACAATTAACAAAGGACAGCACTTGAATCCGGCAAATCTCAAGCAAAATTCTCTAATTTTTCTCCCTTCTTTAGCTTGATCAATATGGAACATTTAAAATGTATACAATGTTCCAGATTCTAGTCTGGATAAGGTTTGTTCCCATGGAACATTCAGCTTGTAACAAAATAAGgataaaaacgaaaaaaaaaaaaaaaaagctctaaaTATTGCAACGGTAGAACTCCTCACTCTGAGTCTCTGATGGTGCAAGATCACTTTTTGGATGAACGGAAACCCCCAAATCCCATCATAGCTGCAACGTCAGGGTCCATTTCAGTTTCCTCTTCTTCTACTTTTTCCTTCTGAAACCAAGTGGAAAAGGAGGAAGTGGGTTGAACAATCAAGCACAGACAAATAGCGTCGTAGATAGAATAAAGTTCTGAAAAACGTATTGAGGTTGATCATATCATCAAAAGATTTTAATCACTTCAGCAGTTAAAGCAAATTAAAAGAGTAATAGGACAGCTGATTCCTTTCTAACTCGAAACTTATTGAATTTGTATGATCCCACAAACATTAACATCGAGCAAGCTAATTGTACtgacctttttttctttctttctttcccggCGCTGGCGCTTCCGCTCCTCATCTTCTTGCTGTTGTTTTAAAATCCGCTCATCAAGATCTGAGGGAAGAAAAGGGGAGATGAATCAAATTTTCCAGCACTCAACTAAGCTGTAAACCATAAATTATTTGTACAaatctttaatcaaaatatctAGTTGTTATTTTCACTTGAAGATTTTACCTTGCTCTGTGAAGCTGCCTGGGACTTTCCGCTTCTTGAGAAGTTCAAATCGGTCCTTGACCTGAATATCATCAAAAATCcagtttcaatatatataatacaccAATCCTACATGAATATGAACTAAGCATTGACCAAGATATCAGGTCATAAAATGATATTCATCTCCAAAAGATGAGCAATCTCTTAAgcgtttctctctctaaaaattTTGTAATAGTCTTCATATGTCCAATGTGGGGATACTTGTTAGCCTATATTTTATACATCATTTTGTGCCTCATAACGTGTGTTTTACATTTACTTTTTCCTTAATCTATTTCTGCATGTGAAGCATATGCttgttaaaaaattttcatcaaaaagaaaatttggagATTGACTtggttaaataaattcaattttcataatgaaatgtaaaaatatttcagaGAGTTGACCTGGTTAAGAGATGCCCGCTCTACCCGCATAGACATGCCCAAAGCTCTTTGATCTacagaaacaaaatataaaaataaaaaatatataaagtaataagaagatataagataaatttggaatttagaaacaaaatataaaaataaaaaatatataaagtaatAAGAAGATATGAGATAaatttggaattattttatACTCTTAACTTCATTGGTAACTATAGCTAAGGATGATAACATACGTTTCTTTCCATTAATATGATCCAAGTAGTTTGCAGAATCCTTTACTACACATTCACACACTGAACAGTAGTAACCAGCCTGTAAATAGAACCACATTAAAAGAAATCAGATTGTTTTAAAGTAAATTAACCATCAAATATAGCAATAGTACGGACATAACAACTTAAGTCAGTAATAAACATAATTCTTTCCTTGAACATAGAGGAGAAAAACCATCCCAAACCAAAAGAGTGGCCTCAACCAGGAGAATCAATAAAGCGATGGTCTGCTTAAGCAATGATAGCCTATTGCAGTATTCTTTTAACACCTAACAGACACTTGATTCCCAGTACCTGATTCTGATCCCAATTAATTGCATGAGAAATAACCTTACTAATCATGATGACTTAAACCAACTTGAGTTTCTTTATAGAAATGACAAGTTTCTGAGCAGAAATGGCAGGGCATAAAACTAAACAGATGCAGCCCTCCTGCCCCATTGTTCTGAGTGAGAAAAAGGAAACAACTTGAGATTAAgggaaaggggaaaaaagataaaacagaTAGGGCTGGGGACCTAAGCTAAGGGATATAATCCCCCC includes:
- the LOC107411763 gene encoding uncharacterized protein LOC107411763 isoform X1, with the protein product MAHNSNNAGGVDNTFRRKFDREEYLERAREREKQEAEGRTKSKSKGPSVQRKPLKHRDYEVDLESRLGKTQVVTPVAPLSQQAGYYCSVCECVVKDSANYLDHINGKKHQRALGMSMRVERASLNQVKDRFELLKKRKVPGSFTEQDLDERILKQQQEDEERKRQRRERKKEKKKEKVEEEETEMDPDVAAMMGFGGFRSSKK
- the LOC107411763 gene encoding uncharacterized protein LOC107411763 isoform X2, which encodes MAHNSNNAGGVDNTFRRKFDREEYLERAREREKQEAEGRTKSKSKGPSVQRKPLKHRDYEVDLESRLGKTQVVTPVAPLSQQAGYYCSVCECVVKDSANYLDHINGKKHQRALGMSMRVERASLNQVKDRFELLKKRKVPGSFTEQDLDERILKQQQEDEERKRQRRERKKEKKNFILSTTLFVCA